The region AAATGATTTAACAGATTAAATTTTAAATTTGGATTTTCATTTTTTAACTTTTCAATTATATCTGGTATATCGCTAATCACATGTCTTCCAGAGTTTAAGAAAAAAGGGTAATAGTTTAGTTCTTTTACACCTTCTTTTATTAAACTATTTGTTACCTCTTCAATACTTGGATTAGCTAATTCTAAAAAAGATGCTTCAACAAAATCGTAGTTTTTGTCCCTTTTTTTAATATTATCTACCATTGAAGTAAATTCATTGTTTGATAACTCTTTTTTACTTCCATGGGCAATCATAATCAAAGCTTTCATTCTTTTATCCTAATAGTTTTTTAAACTCTTCACATTTTTTTGTTATATCTTCACTATTCCAGATATCACTTATAACTGCAACCATATCAATATTGTTTTTTGTTAAATCTGCTACATTTTCTGTAGTTATCCCACCAATTGCACATACAGGAATATCAAGTTGCTCTTTTGCTTTTTTTATAATATCTGTATCTACTACATCTGCATTTGGTTTAGTAGAAGAGGAAAAAAATGCTCCAAATGCAACATAATCAACTCTTAAATCTTGCATTTTTTTAGCAGTTTCAATATCCCCATAACAAGAAACTCCTAAGTATCCTAAAAACGGTATTCTTATATCTTTTATTCTATGGTAATCACTTTTTCCTACATGTAAACCATCACATTGTAGTTTGATTGCTAAATCTATTCTGTCGTTTAAAACAAAAAGTGCTCTATATCTTCTACAAAGACTTTGTAAAGTTAATACAAGCTTTTCTATATCTTCATCTTTGTTTACTTTATCTCTATATTGTACTATTTTTGCACCACCAATTAGTGCTTTTTCTACTTGTTCTAAAATTGTATTTTCTGGTGTTAATGTGTTGTCTGTAATTACATATAATCCATTTAATTTATTTAACATTTATAATCCTTTTTTATGTGCAATAGGTCCCATTCCATGACCAATATTAGGTGCATTTTTTACAGCATTGTATATAAAATCTTTTGATATTTTTATTGATTCTTCAATACTTTTACCAAGTGCAATATTTGCAGTAATAGCACTTGAGAAACTACATCCAGTTCCATGTGTATTTGTTGTATCAATAAGTTTTGTATAAAAAACTCTTTTTTCTTTGTTTTCAAAAAGAGTATCTAAACTCAATACCTCTTCATCTTTAGTAACTTTATCGTTTTTGATTACAACTCTACAAGGTAATTCTTGTATTTTTTTTATAGATTCTTCATTTAAAGTGTCATAATCAAATAAAGCTTTTGCTTCAAAAAGATTTGGTGTTATTATTGTAGAGTATTCAAAAAGTGTTTTTAGATTTTCCACTGCATCATCATTTAAAAGTTTAGAGCCTGCTTTTGATATGAAAACAGGGTCAAAAATAATAGGAATATCTAAATCTTTAATGATTTCTCTAACTGTGTCGATTATTTCATTTGAAAAAAGCATTCCAATTTTTATAGCTTTTACATCAAAATCCTTTAAAACAGCTTCAATTTGTTCTTTTACAAAAGAGAATGAGATTTCTGAAATACTTGTTACACCAGTAGTATTCTGTGCAGTCAAAACTGTAAGTGCACTACATCCAAATACTCCAAAAGCTTCAAAAGTTTTTAAATCTGCTTGTATACCAGCACCACCACTACTATCACTTCCTGCAATAGTTAAAACAACGTTCATAATCAATCCTTGTGTTTTGTTGTCAGATTTGTATTGTAACACCATAAGCTATAATTAGTAGTAAAAAAATGTCAGTAGAAAGAATTCTTTAACTTTTTTAAATATAGATAACATTACTTATAGTTACTTTACGATATAATCCGCGAATAACAAAGAAATGGAGTATTAATAGATGTTACAAGTAGTTAACTTAAAAAAAGCATTTGGTCCTAGAGTGCTGTTTCAAGATATAAACTTAAAATTTGATACAGGGAAAAGATATGGTTTAATTGGTGCAAATGGTGCTGGTAAAACAACTTTTCTAAAAATTCTTTCTGGGATTGAAGATGCAACAGAAGGTGAAATTCAAGTTCAAAGTGGTAAAAAAATTGGGACATTGGGACAAAACCAATTTGCATATGAAAATTACACACTTTTTGATACTGTTCTTTTAGGAAATAAAAGATTATATGATGCAATAAAAGAGAAAGAAAAACTTTACATGAGTGAAGAGTTCACTGATGAAATCAACAATAGACTAGCTGAGTTAGAGATAGTTAGTGTTGAAGAAGACCCAACTTATGAATATGATATTAAGATTACTAAAATCTTAGAAGATTTAGGTTTTCCTGCTGAAATGCATCAAGATTTAATGAGTTCTATTACAGGTGGAGATAAATTCAAAGTTTTATTAGCTCAAGTGCTTTTCCCAAAACCAGATATTTTATTCCTGGATGAGCCTACGAATAACCTTGATATTAAAACAATTGGTTGGTTAGAGAATCAATTACAACACCATGATGGAACAATGGTTGTAATCTCTCACGATAGACACTTCTTAAATGCTGTATGTACACATATTTTAGATGTTGATTATAAACAAATCAGAGAGTTTACTGGTAACTATGATGATTGGTATATTGCATCAACTGTATTGGCAAAACAACAACAAGCAGATATGAATAAAAAACAAAAAGAGAAAGAAGAGTTAGAAAAATTCATCGCTAGATTCTCTGCAAATGCTTCTAAAGCAAAACAAGCAACATCAAGACAAAAACAACTTGATAAATTAGATATTGGAGCAATTCAAATCTCAAGTAGAAGGGATCCTTCAATTATCTTTAGACAAAAAAGAGAAGTTGGTAAAGAGATTTTAATGGTTAATAATATCTCTAAATCTTATGATGGAGAAGTTGTATTAAATGATATCTCATTTACACTTGAAAAGGGTGATAAAATAGCATTAATTGGTCCAAATGGTATTGGTAAAACAACTCTTTGTGAGATTTTAGTAGGAAATGTAAAGCAAGATGCTGGTGAAGTTCACTGGGGTGCAACTATTCAAAATGGTTATTTCCCTCAAAATGCAACTGATATTATTGATGGAGATATGACTTTATATGATTGGTTAAGAGATTTTGATAGAGATGCTGATATTGCAGAGATTAGAAACTGTTTAGGAAGAATGCTATTCAACGGTCAAGAGCAAGAGAAAAAAGTAAAATCTTGTTCAGGGGGAGAAAAGCATAGAATGATGTTATCAAAAATTATGCTTGAACAACCAAACTTTATGGTTCTTGATGAACCTACAAACCA is a window of Halarcobacter sp. DNA encoding:
- the thiE gene encoding thiamine phosphate synthase, whose product is MLNKLNGLYVITDNTLTPENTILEQVEKALIGGAKIVQYRDKVNKDEDIEKLVLTLQSLCRRYRALFVLNDRIDLAIKLQCDGLHVGKSDYHRIKDIRIPFLGYLGVSCYGDIETAKKMQDLRVDYVAFGAFFSSSTKPNADVVDTDIIKKAKEQLDIPVCAIGGITTENVADLTKNNIDMVAVISDIWNSEDITKKCEEFKKLLG
- a CDS encoding ATP-binding cassette domain-containing protein codes for the protein MLQVVNLKKAFGPRVLFQDINLKFDTGKRYGLIGANGAGKTTFLKILSGIEDATEGEIQVQSGKKIGTLGQNQFAYENYTLFDTVLLGNKRLYDAIKEKEKLYMSEEFTDEINNRLAELEIVSVEEDPTYEYDIKITKILEDLGFPAEMHQDLMSSITGGDKFKVLLAQVLFPKPDILFLDEPTNNLDIKTIGWLENQLQHHDGTMVVISHDRHFLNAVCTHILDVDYKQIREFTGNYDDWYIASTVLAKQQQADMNKKQKEKEELEKFIARFSANASKAKQATSRQKQLDKLDIGAIQISSRRDPSIIFRQKREVGKEILMVNNISKSYDGEVVLNDISFTLEKGDKIALIGPNGIGKTTLCEILVGNVKQDAGEVHWGATIQNGYFPQNATDIIDGDMTLYDWLRDFDRDADIAEIRNCLGRMLFNGQEQEKKVKSCSGGEKHRMMLSKIMLEQPNFMVLDEPTNHLDLEAIIALGEGLLEYPGSVICVSHDRELLDAYANRIIEIQPDGSIVDFKGSYEEFIESKEEN
- a CDS encoding CbiX/SirB N-terminal domain-containing protein codes for the protein MKALIMIAHGSKKELSNNEFTSMVDNIKKRDKNYDFVEASFLELANPSIEEVTNSLIKEGVKELNYYPFFLNSGRHVISDIPDIIEKLKNENPNLKFNLLNHFGKSDFIEDIILKDIDLK
- the thiD gene encoding bifunctional hydroxymethylpyrimidine kinase/phosphomethylpyrimidine kinase, whose amino-acid sequence is MNVVLTIAGSDSSGGAGIQADLKTFEAFGVFGCSALTVLTAQNTTGVTSISEISFSFVKEQIEAVLKDFDVKAIKIGMLFSNEIIDTVREIIKDLDIPIIFDPVFISKAGSKLLNDDAVENLKTLFEYSTIITPNLFEAKALFDYDTLNEESIKKIQELPCRVVIKNDKVTKDEEVLSLDTLFENKEKRVFYTKLIDTTNTHGTGCSFSSAITANIALGKSIEESIKISKDFIYNAVKNAPNIGHGMGPIAHKKGL